From the Pseudomonas sp. SORT22 genome, one window contains:
- a CDS encoding ABC transporter substrate-binding protein gives MSRSLRCCVPFALVVLCSAVSAAPQNLTVISFGGATKQAQDKAYFQPFNASGAGRVVAGEYNGELSKIKAMVDVGHTSWDVVEVESPELLRGCDEGLFERLDPARFGDPAQFVPGTLSECGVATYVWSMVMAYDNGKLAKAPSSWADFWNVADFPGKRGLRKGAKYTLEIALLADGVKPEQLYEVLGTPQGVSRAFAKLDQIKGNIQWWEAGAQPAQWLIAGDVVMSAAYNGRIASAQKEGMKLSIVWPQSLYDPEYWAVVKGTPNKALAEDFIAFASQPQTQKVFSEEIPYGPVHREALKLLPANVQQQLPTAEANLAGARAVDAGFWVDHGEELEQRFNAWAAR, from the coding sequence ATGTCCAGATCCTTGCGTTGCTGTGTTCCCTTTGCCCTGGTTGTGCTGTGCAGCGCGGTGTCGGCTGCGCCGCAGAACCTCACCGTCATCTCCTTTGGCGGCGCCACCAAGCAGGCCCAGGACAAGGCCTACTTCCAACCTTTCAACGCCAGCGGCGCAGGACGCGTGGTTGCCGGCGAGTACAACGGTGAGCTGTCGAAAATCAAGGCCATGGTCGATGTCGGCCATACCAGCTGGGACGTGGTCGAGGTCGAGAGCCCGGAGCTGTTGCGCGGCTGTGACGAAGGCCTGTTCGAGCGTCTCGATCCGGCGCGCTTCGGCGACCCGGCGCAGTTCGTCCCGGGTACCCTGAGCGAATGCGGGGTGGCCACCTACGTCTGGTCGATGGTCATGGCCTACGACAACGGCAAGCTGGCCAAGGCGCCGAGTTCCTGGGCCGACTTCTGGAACGTTGCCGACTTCCCCGGCAAGCGCGGCTTGCGCAAGGGTGCCAAGTACACCCTGGAGATCGCCTTGCTCGCCGACGGGGTCAAGCCCGAGCAGCTGTATGAAGTGCTCGGTACGCCGCAAGGGGTGAGCCGCGCCTTTGCCAAACTGGACCAGATCAAGGGCAATATCCAGTGGTGGGAAGCCGGCGCGCAACCGGCGCAGTGGCTGATTGCCGGTGACGTGGTCATGAGCGCGGCCTACAACGGCCGGATCGCCTCGGCACAGAAGGAGGGCATGAAGCTCAGTATCGTCTGGCCGCAAAGCCTGTACGACCCGGAATACTGGGCGGTGGTCAAGGGCACGCCGAACAAGGCCCTGGCCGAGGACTTCATTGCCTTTGCCAGCCAGCCACAAACCCAGAAGGTGTTTTCCGAGGAGATTCCCTACGGGCCGGTGCACCGCGAGGCGCTGAAGCTGCTGCCGGCGAATGTCCAGCAACAGTTGCCGACCGCCGAGGCCAACCTGGCCGGGGCGCGGGCGGTGGATGCCGGGTTCTGGGTGGACCATGGCGAGGAGCTGGAGCAGCGCTTCAACGCCTGGGCGGCGCGCTGA